The following coding sequences lie in one Pseudomonas syringae CC1557 genomic window:
- the cspD gene encoding cold shock domain-containing protein CspD: protein MIEGKVKWFNNAKGFGFINAEGKDDEDLFAHFSAIQMDGYKTLKAGQKVNFDILQGPKGLHAVNIKASGVKEEDALKGMHSAHPHEHIHAHA, encoded by the coding sequence ATGATCGAAGGAAAAGTCAAGTGGTTCAACAACGCAAAAGGCTTTGGATTCATAAACGCTGAAGGCAAGGATGACGAAGATCTGTTCGCTCATTTTTCGGCAATCCAGATGGACGGCTACAAAACGCTCAAAGCTGGTCAGAAAGTCAACTTTGATATCCTCCAGGGTCCAAAAGGGCTGCACGCTGTGAACATTAAGGCATCGGGGGTTAAAGAAGAGGATGCGTTAAAGGGCATGCACTCTGCACATCCACACGAACACATTCACGCACATGCCTGA
- the clpA gene encoding ATP-dependent Clp protease ATP-binding subunit ClpA: MLNRELEVTLNLAFKEARSKRHEFMTVEHLLLALLDNEAAATVLRACGANLDKLKHDLQEFIDSTTPLIPVHDEDRETQPTLGFQRVLQRAVFHVQSSGKREVTGANVLVAIFSEQESQAVFLLKQQSVARIDVVNYIAHGISKVPGHGEHSSEGEQDMQDDEGGEASSSGNPLDAYASNLNELARQGRIDPLVGRESEVERVAQILARRRKNNPLLVGEAGVGKTAIAEGLAKRIVDNQVPDLLANSVVYSLDLGALLAGTKYRGDFEKRFKALLNELRKRPQAILFIDEIHTIIGAGAASGGVMDASNLLKPLLSSGDIRCIGSTTFQEFRGIFEKDRALARRFQKVDVSEPSVEDTIGILRGLKSRFEQHHSIEYSDEALRAAAELASRYINDRHMPDKAIDVIDEAGAYQRLQPVEKRVKRIDVPQVEDIVAKIARIPPKHVNSSDKELLRNLERDLKLTVFGQDAAIDSLSTAIKLSRAGLKSPDKPVGSFLFAGPTGVGKTEAARQLAKALGVELIRFDMSEYMERHTVSRLIGAPPGYVGFDQGGLLTEAITRQPHCVLLLDEIEKAHPEVFNLLLQVMDHGTLTDNNGRKADFRNVIVIMTTNAGAESAARASIGFTHQDHSSDAMEVIKKSFTPEFRNRLDTIIQFGRLSHEVIKSVVDKFLTELQAQLEDKRVLLEVSEAARSWLAQGGYDAAMGARPMARLIQDKIKRPLAEEILFGELSEHGGVVHIDIKDGEITFDFETTAEMA, translated from the coding sequence ATGTTGAACCGTGAACTCGAAGTCACCCTCAATCTTGCCTTCAAGGAGGCACGTTCGAAGCGTCATGAGTTCATGACGGTCGAACATCTCCTGCTGGCTCTATTGGACAATGAGGCTGCAGCCACTGTCTTGCGTGCCTGCGGCGCAAACCTCGATAAACTCAAGCATGATCTGCAGGAGTTCATCGACTCCACCACTCCGCTGATCCCCGTTCATGACGAGGATCGCGAGACCCAGCCGACGCTGGGCTTTCAGCGCGTGTTGCAACGCGCAGTCTTCCACGTGCAGAGCTCCGGCAAGCGGGAAGTGACTGGCGCCAACGTGCTGGTTGCGATTTTCAGTGAGCAGGAAAGCCAGGCCGTATTTTTGCTCAAACAGCAGAGTGTGGCCCGGATTGATGTCGTCAACTACATCGCCCACGGTATCTCCAAGGTCCCGGGGCACGGCGAACACTCTTCTGAAGGTGAGCAGGATATGCAGGATGACGAGGGCGGTGAAGCATCTTCCTCAGGCAATCCACTGGATGCCTATGCCAGCAATCTGAACGAATTGGCGCGTCAGGGACGCATCGATCCGCTTGTCGGCCGCGAAAGCGAAGTCGAGCGCGTGGCGCAGATTCTGGCTCGTCGTCGCAAGAACAATCCTTTGCTGGTCGGCGAGGCAGGGGTCGGTAAAACGGCCATCGCCGAAGGTCTGGCCAAACGCATCGTCGATAATCAGGTCCCTGATCTGCTTGCCAACAGCGTTGTGTACTCGCTCGATCTGGGCGCATTGCTGGCCGGGACGAAATACCGTGGCGATTTCGAGAAGCGTTTCAAAGCGTTGCTCAATGAACTGCGCAAGCGACCTCAGGCAATCCTGTTCATCGATGAGATTCACACTATCATTGGCGCCGGTGCAGCTTCCGGCGGCGTTATGGATGCGTCGAACCTGCTCAAGCCGTTGCTTTCTTCCGGTGATATCCGCTGCATCGGCTCGACCACGTTTCAGGAGTTTCGCGGGATTTTCGAAAAGGATCGCGCCTTGGCGCGTCGTTTCCAGAAAGTCGATGTGTCCGAGCCTTCGGTTGAAGACACCATTGGCATCCTGCGCGGCCTGAAAAGCCGTTTCGAGCAGCATCACAGCATCGAATACAGTGACGAGGCATTGCGCGCAGCGGCCGAGTTGGCCTCGCGTTACATCAATGACCGCCACATGCCTGACAAGGCCATCGACGTGATTGACGAGGCGGGTGCCTACCAGCGCTTGCAGCCGGTCGAGAAGCGCGTCAAGCGCATCGATGTGCCGCAGGTTGAAGATATCGTCGCCAAGATCGCGCGTATTCCTCCGAAGCACGTCAACAGTTCCGACAAGGAGCTATTGCGTAACCTGGAGCGCGATCTGAAGCTCACTGTGTTCGGTCAGGATGCGGCGATCGATTCGTTGTCGACGGCCATCAAACTGTCGCGTGCAGGCCTCAAGTCGCCTGACAAGCCGGTCGGTTCGTTCCTTTTTGCCGGTCCTACGGGTGTCGGCAAGACGGAAGCGGCACGTCAGCTGGCCAAGGCACTGGGTGTCGAGCTGATCCGTTTCGACATGTCGGAGTACATGGAGCGGCATACCGTGTCCCGTCTGATCGGCGCGCCTCCTGGCTATGTCGGTTTCGATCAGGGCGGTTTGCTGACGGAGGCCATCACTCGCCAGCCTCATTGCGTACTACTGCTCGATGAAATCGAGAAGGCGCATCCTGAAGTCTTCAACCTGCTGTTGCAGGTGATGGATCACGGTACGCTCACCGATAACAACGGGCGCAAGGCGGACTTCCGCAATGTGATCGTGATCATGACCACCAACGCCGGTGCCGAGTCGGCTGCGCGGGCTTCAATTGGCTTTACGCATCAGGATCACTCGTCTGATGCGATGGAAGTTATCAAGAAGAGCTTCACGCCAGAGTTCCGCAACCGTCTGGACACCATCATCCAGTTTGGCCGTCTCAGCCACGAAGTCATCAAGAGCGTGGTCGACAAGTTCCTTACCGAGCTTCAAGCCCAACTGGAAGACAAGCGCGTATTGCTCGAAGTGTCCGAGGCGGCGAGAAGCTGGCTGGCGCAGGGTGGTTACGATGCAGCG
- the clpS gene encoding ATP-dependent Clp protease adapter ClpS, whose amino-acid sequence MHAFSKIRLTFNQDGPQSHEDDSAGIAVQDAKPTLQAPPMYKVVLFNDDYTPMDFVVEVLEVFFNLNRELATKVMLAVHTEGRAVCGLFTRDIAETKAMQVNQYARESQHPLLCEIEKDG is encoded by the coding sequence ATGCATGCATTTAGCAAGATTCGACTAACATTCAATCAGGATGGTCCGCAGTCACACGAGGACGACTCGGCAGGCATTGCGGTGCAGGATGCCAAACCGACCCTGCAGGCGCCACCGATGTACAAGGTGGTTTTGTTCAATGATGACTACACCCCGATGGATTTCGTCGTAGAAGTGCTCGAGGTGTTTTTTAACCTGAATCGTGAGCTGGCCACCAAAGTCATGCTGGCCGTCCATACAGAGGGACGGGCAGTCTGCGGATTGTTTACCCGCGACATCGCCGAGACCAAGGCAATGCAGGTCAATCAATACGCCAGGGAGAGCCAGCATCCGCTACTCTGTGAGATCGAGAAGGACGGTTAA